A single window of Girardinichthys multiradiatus isolate DD_20200921_A chromosome 15, DD_fGirMul_XY1, whole genome shotgun sequence DNA harbors:
- the tdrd6 gene encoding tudor domain-containing 6, whose product MSAIPGLPTRGSNVTVYVSRVHQLPSCALVEFWGRFSQQRTTDYETLADEIQSHGALFKDFEGNPGDQCLVQIDATWYRARIVSRERDGSKYCIFLIDRGLTYTATTSNLAWGKKEHFQLPPEVELCILANVLPLSSDKRWSPVALEYLKSFTGKLVDAHVQDVLVPDRIFLLNIPNISKQMYEMGFAKKLSPVIFHDFLLMSLKYPRGAEVLTEGQQLYVGSGERLQKQELFMYPELPGGTVETVIVTEVSNPQQIFCQLKVFSHELKKLTEKVTQSYEGKVTSCIISPDMIGYPCAARGRDGRWYRSVIRQVFQTNKVVEVLNVDYGTKQFVQVENVRPLAPEFIRMPVVTYICSLHGIPDKRVEWTTSEIDFLKSLLLHKTVIAKFEYQSISEEVYYVTLYADDNINMNSLFASKENRFNKCEKTLGHYALPSVAYSHQHPVQPYRNMLSSQQTVEEKEKPKLPAEDLALNSSHLAVVQHISNPSEFWIQTENYRKDLEELLDSMYHLYQDSANTHMVKNPALGLYCAAQAQDGEFYRATVTDVGETQIKAFFVDNGNTEVVEKSKIRTLPPELKMIPRLGLKCSLAGVRSKDGKWSQSALEYFIKAVTDKPLNVHVKGKYNDSYAVQLIDPKAQSEQDVGTQMCCYGLAERTEIPRQTAVKGAIKSSVVSPAHLTGTGPPEVSKATGISFKPIFGLPNNDRGLCSFKEQMFPIGSVLDVNVSCIESPNDFWCQLVHNAGPLRMLMHDMQAYYASREFEPNVDAACVARHPDNGMWYRALVIRKLETPQVDVLFVDYGQTETVSVFDLRNIIPEFLKLHGQAFRCSLLNPISPSSVINEWNNKAKERFQNFVERTASNFIILKCTIYAVMYSEQMVLHNIVDLETPFESICTSMSNLITSIPPKKAIGPSFRLDTYYYSTHNIKTGSEVQVTVAFVNSVSEFYCHLDKNADMMKDLTMRVNTLCQQLEKVKVPAVFGTLCFARYTDGQWYRAQIKATRPKLVVHFVDYGDTLQVDRSDLLPVPKEANDIMSVPVQAVLCALSDVPADVPSEVNEWFERTATECQFRTLIVARKDDGKLLVELFHGNTQINAKIRKTFQIKMQEEQVVCQSWKPYNAPATQAPKTEILSNQAVDSNDYEQAPKKTDLSTKTSNPQCQGKIGVQSTDENLRSALKSTSQKHRLTPRELYKHPNQRHPNRTMTKEGSEKANVKETPRKLSLPPETKQFISESPGTESCQENPAEKLPKLTDLPSKCITPGTTLDVYISHCDSPLSFCVQCVDEEDEIFSLVEKLNDPDSTSKANVMKDVGPGDFVKAEFADDLSWYRAVVKETHENTMALVEFIDFGNTAMMPISKLESLPKSFLLLPGYSTRCMLSDAAALREEKVLDPHVVSAFKEDVGSCGDKVLKCRFIKQVGSVWEVSLEDNGMDIGCKVSTEGSDVTIEKPVKQQQVHLFDMGQEEKYSEKPPLPPCTPGYTHQKEVLEGLQLDVYITTINEDQTFWCQPVDSQELWKITLGVSEVGNAADKYIHSDAVFLGMPCVALFADDQLWYRAEVIEKNEERLSVLFVDYGNKSQVNITDIRAVPPALLEVPPQAFVCELEGFDTSHGSWGDGAADELSTLAADKLLQLTVTRVTRTKGKLKCAVEMECEGQVINKAMNTCWKSFTTTETPDSGGSTVSFEPPQQLVSTNTIQDLIDDLDVQVTSKATCTVSQSGYSEEHSSPKQSECSEDSNNVESFVESAEEQDSSEGMILVPAAMMTLKDILPSRSGLDKALQLSDDLKDDQDLLCLRKNVTMAIGQDAQEETASVFHAEEPVDDSPLNNDAAEATDELETETSDKEKFLTSTYSLDTDPFNDPALVTDKKNVAAIQADSVTCPSEAKMDLQEDVLKEATDIVLDSSKQTEPVPSSLTVVLHLCEQETEAGDGTLHGGWMSTSTDVKNDLAVEEAASTHHVDARPALLQHIGRAISEEHNYMVPSAEMGEGPDDMPCSAEETCPTDPEESSSNENISAGTDILSPVMAEEMKTCITVSEGDVGPLITDDGCYRTSPAEESDEVLEDSVERLSGSTAEAADVPQHAEVPCTPSQDEDSSTFEDETSPINVSPADVEPHIHTDVSFQRNMVEELTCLVREIHLADISQDSEKEPEMDTDDYKSEQHPSSLNKKFDDSVLTEKTSLVEDSFEAQLSKITHLSLIIKDGADAGLAEQQPEE is encoded by the exons ATGTCTGCAATCCCTGGACTTCCTACGAGAGGATCAAATGTAACCGTTTATGTCTCTAGAGTTCACCAGCTCCCCTCATGTGCACTGGTAGAGTTCTGGGGAAGGTTTAGCCAGCAACGAACAACAGATTATGAGACTTTGGCTGATGAAATTCAGTCACATGGAGCCCTATTTAAAGACTTTGAGGGAAATCCTGGTGATCAGTGCTTAGTTCAAATAGATGCTACTTGGTACAGAGCACGCATAGTGTCAAGAGAAAGAGATGGCTCCAAATATTGCATTTTCCTCATTGACAGAGGGTTGACATATACTGCCACCACAAGCAACCTAGCTTGGGgtaaaaaggaacattttcagCTGCCCCCTGAAGTGGAGTTATGCATACTAGCAAATGTGTTACCACTTTCATCCGACAaaagatggtctccagtggCTCTAGAATATTTGAAATCTTTCACTGGGAAGTTAGTAGATGCACACGTGCAAGATGTACTGGTGCCAGACAGAATCTTTCTTCTAAACATCCCTAACATATCCAAACAAATGTATGAGATGGGATTTGCAAAAAAGTTGTCGCCAGTAATCTTCCATGACTTTCTCCTGATGTCACTGAAATACCCCAGGGGAGCTGAAGTGTTGACAGAGGGCCAGCAGCTTTATGTGGGATCCGGCGAGCGACTGCAGAAACAAGAACTGTTTATGTATCCAGAGTTGCCTGGAGGAACTGTGGAGACCGTCATTGTAACAGAAGTGTCAAATCCTCAACAGATTTTTTGTCAGTTGAAAGTCTTCTctcatgaattaaaaaaactaacGGAAAAGGTTACACAGAGTTACGAGGGAAAAGTGACCAGTTGCATTATAAGCCCTGACATGATTGGGTATCCATGTGCAGCAAGAGGAAGGGATGGTAGGTGGTACCGTTCTGTGATACGGCAGGTGTTCCAAACAAATAAAGTGGTGGAGGTGTTGAACGTTGACTATGGAACAAAACAGTTTGTGCAGGTGGAAAATGTGAGGCCACTGGCTCCAGAGTTCATCAGGATGCCAGTTGTCACTTACATTTGCTCCCTCCATGGAATCCCTGATAAAAGGGTGGAATGGACGACTAGTGAAATTGACTTCCTCAAGTCACTCCTGCTCCACAAAACTGTGATAGCCAAGTTTGAGTACCAAAGCATTTCTGAGGAAGTTTATTATGTCACACTCTATGCTGATGACAACATAAACATGAACAGCTTGTTTGCTTCCAAAGAAAACCGTTTCAACAAATGTGAGAAAACGCTTGGACATTATGCTCTGCCAAGTGTAGCCTATAGCCACCAGCACCCAGTCCAGCCATATAGGAATATGTTATCTTCCCAACAGactgtggaagagaaagaaaagccaAAGCTTCCTGCTGAAGATCTCGCCCTAAACTCCTCACACTTGGCGGTTGTTCAGCACATATCCAATCCATCAGAGTTTTGGATCCAAACTGAAAACTACAGAAAAGATCTGGAGGAACTGTTGGACAGTATGTACCATCTGTACCAGGATTCAGCAAATACTCACATGGTGAAAAATCCAGCTCTGGGGCTTTACTGTGCTGCTCAGGCACAAGATGGTGAATTCTACAGAGCAACTGTGACAGATGTTGGTGAGACACAAATCAAGGCGTTCTTTGTTGATAATGGCAACACAGAAGTGGTTGAGAAGAGTAAGATCAGGACCCTCCCTCCTGAGTTAAAAATGATCCCACGGCTGGGTCTGAAATGCTCCCTTGCTGGTGTCAGATCAAAAGATGGGAAATGGAGTCAAAGTGCTTTGGAATATTTCATCAAAGCAGTCACAGATAAACCACTCAATGTGCATGTGAAAGGAAAATACAACGACAGCTATGCTGTCCAACTGATAGATCCTAAAGCGCAGAGTGAACAAGATGTCGGTACACAAATGTGCTGTTACGGCCTTGCTGAAAGAACTGAGATCCCAAGACAAACCGCAGTTAAAGGTGCAATAAAGTCTTCAGTTGTATCTCCAGCACACCTTACTGGCACAGGACCTCCAGAAGTGAGTAAGGCCACTGGAATATCTTTCAAGCCCATATTTGGTCTTCCCAACAATGACAGAGGACTTTGTTCCTTTAAGGAGCAAATGTTTCCCATCGGAAGTGTTCTTGATGTCAATGTCTCTTGCATTGAAAGTCCAAATGACTTTTGGTGTCAACTGGTTCACAATGCTGGGCCTTTGAGAATGCTTATGCATGACATGCAGGCCTATTATGCAAGCCGTGAGTTTGAGCCTAATGTAGATGCTGCCTGTGTAGCTCGTCATCCTGATAATGGAATGTGGTACAGAGCTCTGGTTATTCGCAAACTTGAAACCCCTCAAGTGGACGTATTGTTTGTCGACTATGGGCAGACTGAGACAGTCTCCGTCTTTGACCTGAGAAATATAATTCCAGAGTTCCTAAAACTCCATGGTCAAGCTTTTCGATGTAGCCTGTTGAACCCCATCAGTCCTTCATCTGTCATTAACGAGTGGAATAACAAAGCAAAGGAAAGGTTCCAAAACTTTGTTGAAAGGACTGCCTCCAACTTTATCATTTTGAAGTGCACCATTTATGCTGTCATGTACTCTGAGCAAATGGTTCTTCACAACATTGTGGATCTAGAGACTCCGTTTGAGAGCATCTGCACCAGTATGTCCAATCTTATAACAAGTATCCCTCCCAAGAAAGCCATTGGGCCATCTTTCCGTCTGGACACATACTATTACTCAACACACAACATCAAAACTGGTTCAGAGGTGCAAGTCACAGTGGCGTTCGTGAACAGTGTTAGTGAGTTCTACTGCCATCTTGACAAGAATGCTGATATGATGAAAGATCTCACAATGAGGGTAAACACTCTATGCCAGCAGCTTGAGAAGGTAAAGGTTCCAGCAGTCTTTGGAACCTTGTGCTTTGCGAGATACACTGATGGGCAGTGGTACAGGGCTCAGATCAAGGCCACAAGACCAAAACTAGTGGTTCACTTTGTTGATTATGGTGACACACTTCAGGTGGACAGGTCTGACCTGCTTCCAGTCCCCAAAGAGGCAAATGACATTATGTCTGTGCCAGTGCAAGCAGTTTTGTGTGCTCTCTCTGATGTTCCTGCTGATGTTCCCAGTGAGGTAAACGAATGGTTTGAGAGAACTGCAACAGAATGCCAATTCCGGACCCTGATAGTGGCCAGGAAAGATGATGGCAAATTACTGGTAGAGCTGTTCCATGGAAACACCCAGATTAATGCAAAGATAaggaaaacatttcagattaAGATGCAAGAAGAGCAGGTTGTCTGTCAGAGTTGGAAACCTTATAATGCTCCAGCAACACAAGCACCAAAAACTGAAATTCTTTCAAACCAAGCCGTAGACAGTAACGATTATGAACAAGCCCCCAAAAAGACTGACTTGTCCACCAAAACCTCAAACCCTCAATGTCAAGGGAAGATTGGTGTTCAATCTACTGATGAGAATCTGAGGTCTGCACTGAAATCCACAAGTCAGAAGCACAGACTAACTCCCCGAGAGTTGTATAAACATCCAAATCAAAGGCACCCAAACAGAACCATGACTAAAGAAGGTTCTGAGAAAGCTAATGTTAAGGAGACACCCAGAAAATTGAGTCTTCCTCCTGAAACCAAACAGTTTATTTCAGAATCACCTGGCACAGAATCCTGCCAGGAAAACCCAGCTGAGAAACTCCCAAAACTCACAGACCTCCCCTCAAAATGCATCACACCTGGCACAACACTGGATGTTTATATCTCACATTGTGACAGCCCGTTGAGCTTCTGTGTGCAATGTGTCGACGAAGAGGATGAAATATTTTCTCTGGTGGAGAAGTTGAATGATCCAGATTCAACATCAAAGGCCAACGTTATGAAAGACGTGGGTCCAGGTGACTTTGTTAAAGCAGAGTTTGCGGATGATTTGTCATGGTACAGAGCAGTTGTAAAAGAAACTCATGAGAACACAATGGCTCTTGTTGAGTTTATAGACTTTGGAAACACAGCAATGATGCCAATTTCCAAATTAGAAAGCCTTCCCAAGTCGTTTCTGCTGTTGCCAGGTTACAGTACACGTTGCATGCTGAGTGACGCCGCAGCTCTCAGAGAAGAGAAAGTGCTCGATCCACACGTGGTGTCTGCTTTTAAAGAAGACGTTGGAAGCTGTGGAGACAAGGTGCTCAAGTGTCGGTTCATCAAGCAGGTGGGATCTGTGTGGGAGGTCAGTCTGGAAGATAATGGTATGGATATTGGGTGTAAAGTCTCTACAGAGGGCAGTGATGTCACCATAGAGAAACCAGTGAAACAGCAGCAAGTGCATCTTTTTGATATGGGACaagaagaaaaatactctgAGAAACCACCACTGCCCCCCTGCACTCCAGGCTACACACATCAAAAAGAGGTTCTTGAGGGGCTGCAGTTAGATGTCTACATTACAACCATCAATGAAGATCAGACCTTTTGGTGTCAGCCTGTTGATTCACAGGAACTCTGGAAGATAACATTAGGTGTTTCAGAAGTTGGGAATGCAGCAGATAAATACATTCATTCAGATGCTGTTTTCCTTGGAATGCCATGTGTCGCTTTATTTGCTGATGATCAGCTTTGGTATCGTGCAGAAGTTattgaaaaaaatgaagaacGGCTTTCTGTCCTTTTTGTGGACTATGGAAACAAGTCACAGGTCAACATTACTGATATCAGAGCGGTACCACCTGCCTTACTGGAAGTTCCACCCCAAGCCTTTGTGTGTGAGCTCGAAGGCTTTGACACTTCGCATGGATCTTGGGGAGACGGAGCAGCAGATGAATTGTCCACACTTGCAGCAGACAAGTTGTTGCAGCTCACTGTCACCAGAGTAACaagaacaaaaggaaaactAAAGTGTGCGGTAGAGATGGAGTGTGAGGGCCAGGTTATAAACAAAGCAATGAATACTTGCTGGAAGAGTTTCACAACAACAGAAACGCCTGATTCAGGTGGCTCGACCGTGTCGTTTGAACCACCACAGCAGCTTGTCTCAACCAACACTATACAGGATCTTATTGATGACCTTGATGTGCAAGTTACTAGCAAAGCTACTTGCACAGTGTCTCAGAGTGGATACAGTGAAGAACACAGTAGTCCAAAGCAGAGTGAGTGTTCTGAAGACTCCAATAATGTGGAGTCTTTTGTTGAGTCTGCAGAGGAGCAGGATTCCAGTGAAGGGATGATCTTGGTCCCTGCTGCCATGATGACTCTTAAAGATATTTTACCCTCTAGAAGTGGCTTAGATAAAGCCTTGCAACTTTCAGATGACCTCAAAGACGACCAAGATCTTTTGTGCTTGAGAAAAAATGTGACCATGGCCATTGGCCAAGATGCCCAGGAGGAAACTGCCTCAGTTTTTCATGCTGAAGAACCAGTTGATGATTCTCCTCTAAACAATGATGCTGCAGAGGCCACAGATGAGCTTGAGACTGAAACTAGTGACAAGGAAAAGTTTCTTACTTCCACCTACAGCTTGGACACAGACCCTTTTAATG ATCCAGCGTTGGTGAcggataaaaaaaatgttgctgcCATACAGGCTGACTCGGTGACCTGTCCATCAGAAGCAAAAATG GATCTTCAAGAAGATGTTTTGAAAGAGGCAACAGATATAGTATTGGATTCCTCAAAACAG ACTGAACCGGTGCCCTCCTCACTTACAGTTGTACTGCATTTGTGTG AGCAGGAAACTGAGGCAGGAGATGGCACCCTACACGGGGGCTGGATGAGTACTTCCACAGATGTGAAG AATGACTTGGCAGTGGAAGAGGCAGCTTCAACTCACCATGTAGATGCACGGCCAG CCCTGCTACAACACATTGGCAGAGCCATCAGTGAAGAACACAACTACATGGTTCCCTCTGCAGAAATG GGTGAGGGCCCTGATGATATGCCCTGCTCTGCAGAAGAGACCTGTCCAACAG ATCCAGAAGAATCAAGTTCTAATGAAAACATAAGTGCAGGAACAGATATTCTGAGCCCTGTGATGGCAGAGGAAATGAAAACTTGCATCACT GTTTCTGAAGGAGATGTTGGTCCATTAATAACAGATGATGGGTGTTACAGAACATCACCAGCTGAAGAATCAGATGAG GTCCTGGAAGACTCAGTGG AACGTCTGTCAGGGAGCACAGCTGAAGCAGCAGATGTTCCCCAGCATGCTGAGGTGCCATGTACTCCCAGTCAGGACGAG GACAGCTCAACGTTTGAAGACGAGACCTCTCCCATCAATG TTTCACCTGCTGATGTGGAgccacacatccacacagatGTG TCATTTCAGAGGAACATGGTCGAAGAGTTGACGTGTTTGGTCAGAGAGATCCATTTGGCTGACATCTCTCAAG ACTCTGAGAAAGAACCTGAAATGGACACAGACGACTATAAGTCTGAGCAACATCCTTCCTCCCTGAACAAG aAGTTTGATGACAGCGTTCTCACAGAGAAAACGTCGCTTGTGGAGGACAGTTTCG aGGCCCAGCTGTCAAAGATAACTCACCTCTCCCTGATTATAAAGGATGGAGCTGATGCTGGTCTTGCTGAGCAGCAACCAGAGGAGTGA